The Deltaproteobacteria bacterium genome includes a window with the following:
- a CDS encoding glycosyltransferase family 1 protein — protein sequence MNGMRSIQVVNVRWFNATAWYGMYLSRLLLEAGHEVLVLGLPGTLSARKGEDWGLPLRLLPLNTTTPWGLAGLYAELRRLTREFRPDVVNCHRGEGFVLWGLLKKDLGGFKLVRTRGDQRLPKANPVNRWLHNTVADAVIATNSRMARHFQDTFQTPPTKLHRILGGVDTALFFPDPAARVRIRTELGYADTDFVVGLLGRFDRVKGQLELIQAASRLRRAGMTNLRLLLLGFDSATLETTVRAWIAEHGIEDITHITGRRPDIAACLNALDLGVVASLWSETIARAALEIMATGVPLVGTDVGVMPDLLEPEAMMPAGDIDALAARIRSVAENPVMADRLRHGQARRMASLSGQAFLARTLEVYAS from the coding sequence ATAAATGGCATGCGGAGTATCCAGGTTGTCAATGTGCGGTGGTTCAACGCCACCGCCTGGTATGGAATGTACCTGAGCCGGCTTCTGCTGGAAGCCGGGCACGAAGTGCTGGTGCTGGGTCTACCGGGCACCCTGTCCGCCCGCAAGGGCGAGGACTGGGGGTTGCCCCTGCGTCTTTTGCCCCTGAACACCACCACGCCCTGGGGGCTGGCCGGACTGTACGCCGAGCTGAGGCGCCTGACGCGGGAATTCAGGCCCGATGTGGTCAATTGCCACCGGGGCGAAGGCTTCGTGCTCTGGGGGCTGCTCAAAAAGGACCTGGGCGGCTTCAAGCTGGTGCGCACCAGGGGAGATCAGCGCCTGCCCAAGGCGAATCCCGTCAACCGCTGGCTGCACAACACCGTGGCCGACGCGGTCATTGCCACCAATTCCCGCATGGCCCGCCATTTTCAGGACACCTTCCAGACCCCGCCCACCAAGCTGCATCGGATTCTGGGCGGCGTGGACACCGCCCTGTTTTTTCCGGACCCGGCCGCCCGCGTTCGGATCAGGACAGAATTGGGCTACGCGGACACGGATTTCGTGGTCGGCCTGCTGGGCCGGTTCGACCGGGTCAAGGGCCAGTTGGAGCTGATCCAGGCCGCAAGCCGCCTGCGCCGCGCCGGCATGACCAATCTGCGTCTCCTGCTGCTGGGATTTGACTCGGCCACGCTTGAGACCACGGTCCGCGCCTGGATCGCGGAGCACGGCATCGAGGACATCACCCACATCACCGGTCGGCGGCCGGATATCGCCGCCTGCCTGAACGCCCTGGACCTGGGCGTGGTCGCCTCGTTGTGGTCCGAAACCATTGCCCGAGCGGCGCTGGAAATCATGGCCACGGGAGTACCTCTGGTTGGCACGGACGTCGGGGTCATGCCCGACCTGCTCGAACCCGAGGCCATGATGCCGGCGGGCGATATCGATGCCCTGGCCGCGCGCATCCGCTCCGTGGCCGAAAACCCCGTCATGGCCGATCGGTTGCGACACGGGCAGGCCAGACGCATGGCCAGTCTTTCCGGGCAGGCGTTCCTGGCTCGAACCTTGGAGGTGTACGCATCATGA
- a CDS encoding glycosyltransferase family 2 protein yields the protein MPFISVIIPTHNRADVLGRAVASVLAQTWTDFELIVIDDGSTDHTAAVLAEFGDPRLTGMHQENKGVSAARNQGIAASSGQCIALLDSDDSWLPDKLARQVAFMRESGMEISQTDEIWIRDGVRVNPCRKHAKQAGWFLGRSLELCLISPSCVMFSRALWNELGPFDERLPACEDYALWLRVGARYPVGLVPEALTIKTGGHADQLSRRIIGLDLYRVYAILDLLETTALTREQHALVIAGLREKVRLYAQGCIKHGKDEEALRVLELAAPYLKA from the coding sequence ATGCCATTTATTTCCGTGATTATTCCCACCCATAACCGGGCGGATGTGCTTGGCCGGGCCGTGGCGTCCGTTCTGGCCCAGACCTGGACTGATTTCGAGCTGATCGTGATCGACGACGGGTCCACGGACCACACGGCCGCGGTCCTGGCCGAATTCGGCGATCCCCGGCTTACGGGAATGCACCAGGAAAATAAAGGGGTCAGCGCTGCCCGAAACCAGGGCATAGCGGCCAGCTCCGGGCAATGTATCGCGCTTTTGGACTCCGATGATTCTTGGCTGCCGGACAAGCTCGCGCGGCAGGTGGCCTTCATGCGCGAAAGCGGAATGGAGATTTCCCAGACCGATGAAATCTGGATTCGCGACGGCGTGCGGGTCAATCCATGCCGCAAGCACGCCAAACAGGCGGGATGGTTTTTGGGACGCTCCCTGGAATTGTGCCTGATCAGTCCTTCCTGCGTCATGTTTTCCCGCGCCCTGTGGAATGAACTGGGCCCGTTCGACGAACGCCTGCCGGCCTGCGAGGATTACGCCCTGTGGCTGCGGGTCGGCGCGCGGTATCCGGTGGGCCTTGTTCCCGAGGCGTTGACCATCAAGACCGGCGGCCACGCGGATCAGCTTTCGCGCCGAATCATTGGCCTTGATTTGTATCGTGTCTACGCCATCCTCGATCTGCTCGAAACCACGGCCCTGACCAGGGAGCAGCACGCGCTGGTTATCGCGGGGCTACGCGAAAAAGTCCGCCTGTATGCCCAGGGCTGCATCAAGCACGGCAAGGACGAAGAGGCGCTGCGCGTGTTGGAACTGGCCGCGCCATACTTGAAGGCGTGA
- a CDS encoding glycosyltransferase family 1 protein, producing MIRVALMLPKLGRYGGAEQFGYRLAEYLAGPGAAEFDVTFICAKQDGPAPQGVRVVRVGRPLPGKLGKTLWFALAAEVARRQGRFDVSIGLGNTVFQDITRLSGGPTRLFWDYSIRAWPRGWPRRLKTMSRRLSPGKQLGCLIERLRMRHSQVLVANSEFVRDLSARAFPFLDADAIRVIHNQPDLRRFTPGDPAHKPDLRRRFDLPVDAELIVTAGTNFRLKGVHVLIQALPLLPTSFHLAVAGGRGSRDLTALAKNLDVAGRVHFLGRVDDMPSLYQAADIFALNTFYDACSNAVLEALACGLPTMSTTSNGSSVFLRPEAVLPDPADAAELARRVQLLIHGGATGRSDFSPPRGLEPYADLIRSLA from the coding sequence ATGATCCGTGTCGCCCTGATGCTGCCCAAGCTCGGCCGCTACGGCGGGGCCGAACAGTTCGGCTACCGTTTGGCCGAATATCTGGCCGGACCGGGCGCGGCCGAGTTCGACGTGACCTTCATCTGCGCCAAACAGGACGGACCAGCGCCCCAGGGCGTGCGCGTGGTGCGCGTCGGCCGTCCCCTGCCGGGCAAGCTCGGCAAAACCCTGTGGTTCGCCCTGGCCGCCGAAGTGGCCCGACGCCAAGGGCGGTTCGATGTCAGCATCGGTCTGGGCAACACCGTTTTTCAGGACATCACCCGCCTGTCCGGCGGACCGACGCGGCTGTTCTGGGACTATTCCATCCGGGCCTGGCCCCGGGGTTGGCCGCGCCGGCTCAAGACCATGTCCCGCCGGCTCTCGCCGGGCAAACAGCTGGGATGCCTGATCGAACGGTTGCGCATGCGCCACAGCCAGGTATTGGTGGCCAATTCGGAATTCGTGCGCGATCTCTCCGCGCGGGCCTTTCCGTTTCTTGACGCGGACGCCATCCGCGTCATCCACAATCAGCCGGATTTACGTCGCTTCACACCGGGCGACCCCGCCCACAAGCCGGACCTGCGCCGTCGCTTCGACCTGCCCGTGGACGCGGAGCTGATCGTCACGGCCGGCACCAATTTCCGCCTCAAGGGCGTGCACGTCCTGATCCAGGCCCTGCCCCTGCTGCCAACCTCGTTTCATCTGGCCGTGGCCGGAGGTCGCGGCAGTCGCGACTTGACGGCCCTGGCCAAAAATCTGGACGTGGCCGGACGGGTTCATTTTCTGGGCCGGGTGGACGACATGCCCAGCCTGTACCAGGCCGCCGATATCTTCGCGCTCAATACGTTTTATGACGCCTGCTCCAACGCCGTGCTCGAAGCCCTGGCCTGCGGGCTGCCGACCATGTCCACGACCAGCAACGGCAGTTCCGTGTTCCTGCGACCGGAGGCCGTGCTCCCCGACCCAGCCGACGCGGCCGAACTGGCCCGACGCGTCCAGCTTCTGATCCACGGCGGCGCCACGGGACGAAGCGACTTTTCCCCGCCGCGCGGTCTTGAACCCTACGCCGATCTGATCCGGAGCCTGGCATGA